The following proteins are co-located in the Anser cygnoides isolate HZ-2024a breed goose chromosome 2, Taihu_goose_T2T_genome, whole genome shotgun sequence genome:
- the RPL15 gene encoding large ribosomal subunit protein eL15, with protein sequence MGAYKYIQELWRKKQSDVMRFLLRVRCWQYRQLSALHRAPRPTRPDKARRLGYKAKQGYVIYRVRVRRGGRKRPVPKGATYGKPVHHGVNQLKFARSLQSVAEERAGRHCGALRVLNSYWVGEDSTYKFFEVILIDPFHKAIRRNPDTQWITKPVHKHREMRGLTSAGRKSRGLGKGHKFHHTIGGSRRAAWRRRNTLQLHRYR encoded by the exons ATGGGTGCCTACAAGTACATCCAGGAGCTATGGAGGAAAAAGCAGTCGGACGTGATGCGGTTCCTCCTCCGCGTGCGCTGCTGGCAGTACCGCCAGCTCTCTGCCCTGCACCGCGCTCCGCGGCCAACCAGGCCAGACAAGGCTCGCAGGCTGGGATATAAGGCCAAGCAAG GTTATGTTATCTACCGCGTCCGCGTTCGCCGTGGTGGCCGCAAGCGCCCTGTCCCAAAAGGTGCAACCTATGGCAAACCTGTGCATCATGGTGTTAACCAGCTGAAGTTTGCCCGCAGCCTCCAGTCCGTAGCAGAG gagcGTGCTGGCCGTCACTGCGGGGCTCTGCGAGTGTTGAACTCCTACTGGGTGGGGGAGGATTCCACGTACAAGTTTTTCGAAGTGATCCTGATCGACCCCTTCCATAAGGCCATCAGGCGCAACCCTGACACGCAGTGGATCACCAAGCCCGTCCACAAGCACAGGGAGATGCGTGGCCTGACGTCAGCTGGGCGCAAGAGCCGCGGCCTGGGCAAGGGCCACAAATTCCATCACACCATCGGTGGCTCGCGCCGCGCTGCCTGGAGGAGACGCAACACCCTGCAGCTGCACCGCTACCGCTAA